One Falsarthrobacter nasiphocae DNA segment encodes these proteins:
- a CDS encoding TrkH family potassium uptake protein encodes MRLTSARPAPQRTVLSSFVSSRNLVESAINSSPARLAILAFLLIVTLFTVLLMLPAASSNGQSTPLHDALFTAVSAVCVTGLTVVSTADHWSFFGQAVILLGIFIGGLGTLTLASILALVVSKKLGVRGKLIAQEAMNSGNRLGEVGSLLRIVISVSLVAEAIIALWLFVRFLTLGETPAQAAWHGVFYAISTFNNAGFTPHSDGLIPYEFDLWILVPIMLGGFVGSLGFPVMLVLIKKGLVFRTWNLHAKLTVQMSLLLLVVGAILWGLMEWDNVKTIGTLSTPDKIVHALFASVMSRSLGFNLVDMNAMTSDTMLLTDMLMFAGGGSASTAGGIKVTTIAVMFLAILAEARGDEDVKVYGRTIPPGAMRVAISVIVMGGTIVAVGTLLLLRISHESLDRVLFEVISAFATCGLSTGLSGELPAEGKYVLTILMFFGRVGTVTLAAALALRERRTLYHFPEERPIIG; translated from the coding sequence ATGCGGCTCACCTCGGCCCGCCCCGCTCCGCAGCGGACGGTCCTCTCCTCGTTCGTCTCGAGCCGCAACCTCGTCGAGTCGGCCATCAACTCCTCCCCCGCGCGCCTTGCGATTCTGGCCTTCCTTCTCATCGTCACGCTGTTCACGGTGCTGCTCATGCTGCCGGCCGCGTCGAGCAACGGACAGTCCACCCCGCTCCATGACGCCCTCTTCACGGCCGTGTCGGCCGTGTGCGTGACGGGGCTGACGGTCGTCTCCACCGCGGACCACTGGTCCTTCTTCGGCCAGGCCGTCATCCTCCTCGGGATCTTCATCGGCGGCCTCGGGACGCTGACGCTCGCCTCGATCCTCGCCCTCGTCGTGTCCAAGAAGCTCGGGGTGCGCGGCAAGCTCATCGCCCAGGAGGCCATGAACTCGGGCAACCGGCTCGGCGAGGTGGGCTCGCTCCTGCGGATCGTCATCTCGGTGTCCCTCGTCGCCGAGGCCATCATCGCCCTGTGGCTGTTCGTACGCTTCCTCACCCTCGGGGAGACCCCGGCCCAGGCCGCCTGGCACGGCGTCTTCTACGCAATCTCCACGTTCAACAACGCGGGCTTCACGCCCCACTCGGACGGCCTCATCCCGTACGAGTTCGACCTCTGGATCCTCGTGCCGATCATGCTCGGCGGGTTCGTCGGATCCCTGGGCTTCCCGGTCATGCTCGTGCTCATCAAGAAGGGCCTCGTCTTCCGCACGTGGAACCTGCACGCCAAGCTCACGGTCCAGATGAGCCTGCTGCTGCTCGTCGTCGGCGCCATCCTCTGGGGGCTCATGGAGTGGGACAACGTCAAGACGATCGGCACGCTCAGCACCCCTGACAAGATCGTCCACGCCCTCTTCGCCTCGGTCATGTCCCGCTCGCTCGGCTTCAACCTCGTGGACATGAACGCCATGACCTCGGACACCATGCTCCTGACGGACATGCTCATGTTCGCCGGCGGCGGCTCGGCATCCACGGCCGGCGGCATCAAGGTCACGACCATCGCGGTCATGTTCCTCGCGATTCTCGCCGAGGCGCGGGGCGACGAGGATGTCAAGGTCTACGGCCGCACCATCCCGCCGGGAGCCATGCGCGTGGCCATCTCGGTCATCGTCATGGGCGGCACCATCGTCGCCGTGGGCACCCTGCTGCTCCTGCGCATCTCGCACGAGAGCCTGGACCGGGTCCTCTTCGAGGTCATCTCGGCCTTCGCCACGTGCGGCCTGTCCACGGGCCTGTCCGGCGAGCTGCCGGCCGAGGGCAAGTATGTCCTCACCATTCTCATGTTCTTCGGCCGCGTCGGCACCGTGACGCTCGCCGCCGCGCTCGCCCTGCGCGAGCGCCGAACCCTGTACCACTTCCCGGAAGAGAGGCCGATCATTGGCTAG
- the proC gene encoding pyrroline-5-carboxylate reductase, giving the protein MTDSKNIAFLGTGNMNGAILRGVLSAGFPSSAVRATTNSASSASALAEETGVDVLAASEHPEANRDLAGWADVVVLGVKPKGIVDLCREIAPALRENTVVVSVAAGVTLAMMEKALPDAAIIRCMPNTPSTLQMGVLSISPNARTTDAQIAAVASVLGAAGEVVRIPEEQINALIAVSGSGPAFAFYLAEAMADTGAQLGLDPALARKLAALTVRGAGAMLGQNHDAAALRKAVTSPGGTTDRAITTFDEKGVREGIAAGQRACAEKASDMERELGGAEA; this is encoded by the coding sequence ATGACTGATTCCAAGAACATCGCTTTCCTCGGCACCGGGAACATGAACGGCGCGATCCTGCGCGGCGTCCTCTCGGCGGGCTTCCCCTCGTCCGCGGTGCGGGCGACGACGAACTCCGCGTCCTCGGCCTCGGCCCTCGCGGAGGAGACCGGCGTCGACGTTCTCGCCGCGAGCGAGCACCCCGAGGCGAATCGGGATCTCGCCGGATGGGCCGACGTCGTCGTCCTCGGCGTGAAGCCCAAGGGGATCGTGGACCTGTGCCGGGAGATCGCCCCGGCCCTCCGCGAGAACACCGTGGTGGTGTCCGTGGCAGCCGGCGTGACGCTCGCCATGATGGAGAAGGCGCTGCCGGACGCCGCGATCATCCGCTGCATGCCCAACACCCCGAGCACCCTCCAGATGGGCGTCCTCTCGATCTCCCCGAACGCGCGCACGACCGACGCGCAGATCGCGGCCGTCGCCTCGGTGCTCGGCGCCGCGGGCGAGGTCGTTCGCATCCCGGAGGAGCAGATCAACGCGCTCATCGCCGTCTCCGGCTCCGGGCCCGCATTCGCGTTCTACCTCGCGGAGGCCATGGCGGACACGGGCGCGCAGCTCGGGCTCGACCCGGCCCTGGCCCGCAAGCTCGCCGCCCTCACGGTGCGCGGCGCGGGCGCCATGCTCGGCCAGAATCACGATGCGGCGGCCCTCCGCAAGGCCGTCACGAGCCCCGGCGGCACGACGGACCGAGCCATCACGACGTTCGACGAGAAGGGCGTCCGCGAGGGCATCGCCGCCGGCCAGCGCGCCTGCGCCGAGAAAGCCTCGGACATGGAGCGGGAGCTCGGCGGCGCCGAGGCCTGA
- a CDS encoding histidine phosphatase family protein yields MTHELLTTVHVVRHGEVYNPEGVLYGRLPGYHLSDLGREMAEAAADHFMMLAASGERITHLVSSPLERARETAEPTARALGLPVNIDERLIEAANAFEGLSGMTSRIKSPASWPLLYNPFRPSWGEPYAAQAARMARAIDAAREGAERNAGVRAPGTRVAAVVVSHQLPIWVARRSAERRRLWHDPRSRECSLTSVTSFDFRDGALEGVRYDEPNIELTHGAASIPGA; encoded by the coding sequence ATGACCCACGAGCTCCTCACCACTGTCCATGTCGTGCGCCACGGCGAGGTCTACAACCCCGAGGGCGTCCTCTACGGCCGGCTGCCCGGCTACCACCTCTCCGACCTGGGGCGGGAAATGGCCGAGGCGGCGGCGGACCACTTCATGATGCTCGCCGCAAGCGGCGAGCGGATCACGCACCTCGTCTCATCCCCCCTCGAACGCGCCCGCGAGACCGCCGAGCCCACGGCCCGCGCGCTCGGTCTGCCCGTGAACATCGACGAGCGCCTCATCGAGGCGGCCAACGCCTTTGAGGGCCTGAGCGGCATGACGTCCCGGATCAAGAGCCCCGCCTCGTGGCCGCTGCTCTACAACCCATTCCGACCCTCGTGGGGAGAGCCCTACGCCGCGCAGGCTGCTCGCATGGCGCGCGCCATCGACGCCGCCCGGGAAGGCGCGGAGCGCAACGCCGGAGTCCGGGCGCCGGGCACCCGGGTGGCGGCCGTCGTCGTCAGCCACCAGCTTCCGATCTGGGTGGCCCGCCGCTCCGCCGAGCGCCGCCGCCTCTGGCACGACCCGCGATCCAGGGAGTGCTCGCTCACATCCGTGACGAGCTTCGACTTCCGCGACGGCGCGCTCGAAGGGGTCCGGTACGACGAGCCGAACATCGAGCTCACGCACGGCGCCGCGAGCATCCCGGGCGCGTAG
- a CDS encoding Ppx/GppA phosphatase family protein — translation MRLGVLDIGSNTVHLLLVDAHPGAQPVAYGSHKKPLSLIQHLDGAGAVTERGQTELIGFVREARDFARLHRAEDLLAFCTSALRDAANGPAILDRIEAETGVRLQVLSGPQEAAATFQAVRSWYGWSVGKILNLDIGGGSFEMAMGDDALPAAAESVPLGASRLTRSHLPGDPPRPRAVREAREHVASLIEPVARRFEVLGRADLVAGTSKTFRSLARITGAAPSSAGLYARRELRREDLRLWTRRIEAMPIEERAELPGVSEVRAPQLLAGALVALGAMDAFGIESMLICPWALREGIILRRFEALMMESDEPLAYVGVGHVAF, via the coding sequence ATGCGCCTCGGCGTCCTCGACATCGGCTCCAACACCGTTCACCTCCTCCTCGTCGACGCGCACCCCGGCGCGCAGCCGGTGGCGTACGGAAGCCACAAGAAGCCGCTCAGCCTCATTCAGCACCTCGACGGGGCCGGGGCCGTGACGGAGCGCGGGCAGACTGAGCTCATCGGCTTCGTCCGCGAGGCCCGTGACTTCGCCCGGCTTCACCGGGCCGAGGACCTTCTGGCCTTCTGCACGTCCGCCCTCCGGGACGCCGCCAACGGCCCCGCCATCCTGGACCGCATCGAGGCCGAGACGGGCGTCCGCCTTCAAGTCCTCTCCGGCCCGCAGGAGGCTGCGGCCACGTTCCAGGCCGTCCGCAGCTGGTACGGGTGGTCCGTGGGCAAGATCCTCAACCTCGACATCGGCGGCGGCTCCTTCGAGATGGCCATGGGGGACGACGCCCTCCCCGCCGCCGCGGAGTCCGTCCCGCTCGGGGCGAGCCGCCTGACCCGCTCCCACCTTCCCGGCGACCCTCCGCGGCCCCGCGCGGTCCGGGAGGCCCGGGAGCACGTGGCGTCCCTCATTGAGCCGGTGGCTCGGCGCTTCGAGGTGCTCGGACGGGCCGACCTGGTGGCGGGCACGTCGAAGACGTTCAGGTCCCTGGCCCGGATCACGGGGGCGGCGCCGTCGTCGGCGGGACTCTATGCGCGCCGCGAGCTCAGGCGAGAGGACCTGCGGTTGTGGACCCGAAGGATCGAGGCCATGCCCATCGAGGAGAGGGCCGAGCTGCCGGGTGTCTCCGAAGTGAGGGCCCCTCAGCTCCTGGCGGGCGCGCTCGTCGCGCTGGGGGCGATGGACGCGTTCGGGATCGAGTCAATGCTCATCTGCCCGTGGGCCCTGCGCGAGGGCATCATCCTCCGTCGCTTCGAGGCCCTCATGATGGAGTCAGACGAGCCGCTCGCCTACGTCGGCGTCGGGCACGTCGCCTTCTAG
- a CDS encoding ArsR/SmtB family transcription factor yields MTVETGGDERLERLLTSLGEPTRRRIVRALGPEQLSVTEIVERLGISQPAASKHLRVLREAGAIEMRPDAQRRLYRVDPAAFRALSAWALETAGLVSHDDDAAAAPDPAPAEPQAPAADEPPAAAPAASELAAEPRPQAARAADAQASTQPPAGPSRVERPAVGTGPRRATASSRVQQPRPAAEGEAPATAPGASTAPSPRPELAETEAAQARQAQKDAEGTASFLQNLAGLPRLSRLTRRRNGR; encoded by the coding sequence ATGACTGTGGAGACCGGCGGGGACGAGCGACTGGAGCGACTTCTCACGAGCCTGGGGGAGCCCACTCGGCGCCGGATCGTGCGGGCCCTGGGGCCTGAGCAGCTTTCGGTGACGGAGATCGTGGAGCGCCTCGGCATTTCGCAGCCGGCGGCGTCCAAGCACCTCCGGGTGCTCCGCGAGGCGGGCGCCATTGAGATGCGCCCCGACGCCCAGCGCCGCCTCTACCGGGTGGATCCGGCGGCCTTCCGTGCCCTGTCCGCCTGGGCTCTTGAGACGGCCGGGCTGGTCTCCCATGACGACGACGCGGCCGCCGCGCCCGACCCCGCTCCGGCGGAGCCACAGGCCCCGGCCGCGGACGAGCCCCCCGCGGCGGCCCCGGCCGCGAGCGAGCTCGCCGCCGAGCCCCGCCCCCAAGCCGCCCGGGCTGCAGACGCACAGGCCTCGACCCAGCCTCCTGCGGGTCCCTCTCGCGTCGAGAGGCCGGCCGTCGGAACGGGGCCGCGCCGGGCCACCGCGTCGTCGCGCGTCCAGCAGCCCCGGCCCGCCGCGGAAGGCGAGGCGCCAGCCACAGCCCCCGGAGCCTCAACCGCGCCCTCCCCGCGGCCGGAGCTGGCCGAGACCGAGGCCGCGCAGGCCCGCCAGGCCCAGAAAGACGCCGAGGGCACGGCCTCGTTCCTCCAGAATCTCGCGGGCCTGCCCCGCCTGTCCCGCCTGACGCGCCGCCGCAACGGGCGCTGA
- a CDS encoding 30S ribosomal protein bS22 — MGSVIKKRRKRMAKKKHRKLLRKTRHQRRNKK, encoded by the coding sequence ATGGGCTCTGTGATCAAGAAGCGCCGCAAGCGTATGGCAAAGAAGAAGCACCGCAAGCTTCTTCGCAAGACTCGCCACCAGCGTCGCAACAAGAAGTAG
- a CDS encoding potassium channel family protein, with the protein MARNSNQKQREFDGPVLVVGLGRFGAATAEQLVRQGREVLAIEKSANLVQKFSGLLTHVVQADATNIEALEQLGAQEFTSAVVGVGTSIESSVLITANLVDLGIDQIWVKAITPSHGKILTRIGAHHVVYPEADAGTRTAHLVGRRLLDFIEFDDGFAIVKMYPPQEVRSKTLTESRIREKFGVTIVGVKSPGQDFTYAQADTFVAGDDTLIVAGEVPLLERFAAQL; encoded by the coding sequence TTGGCTAGGAACTCCAACCAGAAACAGCGGGAGTTCGACGGGCCCGTCCTCGTCGTCGGGCTCGGTCGCTTCGGCGCGGCCACCGCGGAGCAGCTCGTGCGCCAGGGCCGCGAGGTCCTCGCCATCGAGAAGTCCGCGAACCTCGTGCAGAAGTTCTCTGGGCTCCTGACGCACGTGGTCCAGGCGGACGCGACGAACATCGAGGCGCTCGAGCAGCTCGGTGCCCAGGAGTTCACGTCGGCCGTCGTCGGCGTGGGCACGTCCATCGAGTCGAGCGTGCTCATCACGGCGAACCTCGTCGACCTCGGGATCGACCAGATCTGGGTCAAGGCCATCACACCGTCCCACGGCAAGATCCTGACGCGCATCGGCGCGCACCATGTCGTGTACCCCGAGGCGGACGCGGGCACGCGAACCGCTCACCTCGTGGGTCGGCGCCTGCTCGACTTCATCGAGTTCGACGACGGCTTCGCGATCGTCAAGATGTACCCGCCGCAGGAGGTCCGCAGCAAGACGCTCACGGAGTCCCGCATCCGCGAGAAGTTCGGCGTGACCATCGTGGGCGTCAAGTCCCCCGGCCAGGACTTCACGTACGCGCAGGCGGACACGTTTGTCGCAGGCGATGACACCCTCATCGTCGCAGGCGAGGTCCCGCTCCTCGAGCGGTTCGCGGCCCAGCTCTAG
- a CDS encoding TlpA family protein disulfide reductase — MSALPPRSALNRRAVLGLAAAAMTLPLAACGEKSDLAKQAADGDGKNYIAGDGSVEEFAKDKRGEPISFEAPLFSGKTVKAEDYRGQVLVINFWYASCAPCRTEAPVLKELSAKYKGKGAAFLGANVRDEKETAEAFERAFGIAYPSVRDIEGKVLLALSKYVPLKSVPVTVVVDPEGRVAARILGAADKSTLDTLIKDNIA, encoded by the coding sequence ATGTCTGCCCTCCCGCCTCGCAGTGCGCTGAACCGCCGTGCCGTGCTCGGTCTCGCGGCCGCCGCCATGACCCTGCCGCTGGCCGCATGCGGCGAGAAGTCTGACCTTGCGAAGCAGGCCGCAGACGGGGACGGAAAGAACTACATCGCCGGGGACGGCTCCGTGGAGGAGTTCGCCAAGGACAAGCGCGGCGAGCCCATCTCCTTCGAGGCACCGCTCTTCAGCGGCAAGACGGTCAAGGCGGAGGACTACCGAGGCCAGGTCCTCGTCATCAACTTCTGGTACGCCTCCTGTGCCCCGTGCCGCACCGAGGCCCCCGTGCTCAAGGAGCTCTCCGCCAAGTACAAGGGCAAAGGCGCCGCGTTCCTCGGCGCCAACGTTCGGGACGAGAAGGAGACGGCGGAGGCGTTCGAGCGCGCGTTCGGCATCGCCTACCCGTCCGTGCGGGACATCGAAGGCAAGGTCCTCCTCGCGCTGTCCAAGTACGTGCCGCTCAAGTCCGTGCCCGTGACCGTCGTCGTGGACCCGGAGGGCCGCGTGGCCGCCCGCATCCTCGGCGCCGCAGACAAGTCCACGCTGGACACGCTCATCAAGGACAACATCGCCTGA
- a CDS encoding sugar phosphate isomerase/epimerase family protein, giving the protein MSIPVGLSTSCLFPRGVADTFSTAADLGYDGVEVMVTHLLDSREVARLQRLSARHNQPILAIHAPTLFWTQQVWGSPWQKMERSAQLAAELGAASVVAHPPFRWQKQYASEFVEGVRALEARHGVEVCVENMYPWRVRGREVEMYLPHWDPIPHAYDHITWDFSHAALAHVNSLEAFRELGPRLRHIHVTDGFAGGTADSHLLPGDGDQPVAEALEFAASSGFSGIAVVEVGTRKATAAGEREEWLARSLEFTRRHLGQS; this is encoded by the coding sequence GTGAGCATCCCCGTTGGACTCAGTACGTCGTGCCTCTTCCCCAGGGGGGTCGCGGACACGTTCTCCACCGCCGCGGACCTCGGGTATGACGGCGTGGAGGTCATGGTCACTCACCTGCTTGACTCCCGGGAGGTGGCCCGCCTGCAGCGCCTGAGCGCGAGGCACAATCAGCCGATCCTCGCGATCCACGCCCCGACCCTGTTCTGGACGCAGCAGGTCTGGGGCTCCCCGTGGCAGAAGATGGAGCGCAGCGCGCAGCTCGCGGCGGAACTGGGGGCGGCCTCCGTCGTCGCCCACCCGCCCTTCCGCTGGCAGAAGCAGTACGCCTCAGAGTTCGTGGAGGGCGTGCGCGCGCTGGAGGCGCGGCACGGCGTGGAGGTCTGCGTGGAGAACATGTACCCGTGGCGCGTGCGCGGCCGAGAGGTCGAGATGTACCTGCCGCATTGGGACCCCATTCCGCACGCGTACGACCACATCACGTGGGACTTCTCCCACGCGGCCCTCGCGCACGTCAACTCGCTGGAGGCGTTCCGGGAGCTGGGGCCGCGGCTGCGGCACATCCACGTGACGGACGGTTTCGCGGGCGGCACGGCGGACTCGCATCTGCTTCCGGGCGACGGCGACCAGCCCGTGGCCGAGGCCCTCGAGTTCGCGGCGTCCAGTGGCTTCAGCGGCATCGCCGTGGTCGAGGTGGGCACGCGCAAGGCCACGGCTGCCGGCGAGCGCGAAGAGTGGCTGGCGCGCTCCCTCGAGTTCACGCGGCGTCACCTCGGGCAGTCTTGA
- a CDS encoding cytochrome c biogenesis CcdA family protein, producing MSEPLSALAPLAAANPFAETVADGPLLLAIPVAALAGLVSFLSPCVLPLVPGYLGYVTGLSGEELENGRKSRVVPAVVLFVLGFSVVFVLAGAVSAQLFYWINGDGRWLTRVLGVVVMVLGLGFMGLIPWLQGQAKLAWQPPRGLVGAPLLGAVFALGWAPCIGPTLAAVLAMSSALSPDPWRGAFLAFVYCLGLGIPFVLIAFGVRRGLGRLAALRKHRRAISLAGGALLVLLGLLMALGLWTEWMSAFQNWFSTEYSAPI from the coding sequence ATGTCTGAACCCCTGAGCGCCCTCGCCCCCCTGGCCGCCGCCAACCCGTTCGCTGAGACGGTCGCCGACGGCCCCCTCCTGCTTGCCATCCCCGTGGCGGCCCTTGCGGGGCTCGTGTCGTTCCTCTCGCCGTGCGTCCTGCCGCTCGTCCCCGGGTACTTGGGGTACGTCACCGGCCTGTCCGGCGAGGAGCTGGAGAACGGGCGCAAGTCCCGCGTGGTCCCCGCCGTCGTCCTCTTCGTCCTCGGCTTCTCCGTGGTGTTCGTCCTGGCCGGCGCGGTCTCCGCCCAGCTGTTCTACTGGATCAACGGTGACGGGCGGTGGCTGACCCGGGTCCTGGGCGTCGTCGTCATGGTCCTGGGGCTGGGCTTCATGGGGCTCATCCCCTGGCTCCAGGGCCAGGCCAAGCTGGCCTGGCAGCCGCCGCGCGGTCTCGTGGGCGCGCCGCTGCTCGGCGCGGTCTTCGCGCTCGGGTGGGCGCCGTGCATCGGGCCCACGCTGGCCGCGGTCCTCGCAATGTCCAGCGCCCTGAGCCCCGATCCCTGGCGAGGCGCGTTCCTCGCGTTCGTGTACTGCCTCGGGCTCGGCATCCCGTTCGTCCTCATCGCCTTCGGCGTGCGGCGCGGGCTCGGACGCCTCGCGGCCCTGCGCAAGCACCGGCGCGCCATCTCCCTCGCGGGCGGCGCGCTGCTCGTCCTCCTCGGCCTCCTCATGGCCCTCGGGCTCTGGACCGAGTGGATGAGCGCGTTCCAGAACTGGTTCAGCACCGAATACTCGGCCCCGATCTAA
- a CDS encoding acetoin utilization protein AcuC — protein sequence MYSPSGFSFPPVPTSFIYSDSLLRYKFSPKHPMDPVRLDLTKRLAEELGVFELPNVEMHRPHVASREELETVHDPDYITRVMTTSADPSVTDAARGLGTQDNPAFADMHVAAAMIFGGSVRAAELVADGRAKHVVNFAGGMHHAARGAASGFCIYNDVAGAIARLLEAGFTRVLSIDIDAHHGDGTQAIFENDPRVLTVSLHESGVSLFPGTGFPYETGGPDAPGSAVNIAVPPGTSDAGWLRAFHAVVPQVAAAFKPEVIVSQHGCDSHSDDPLSNLRVSVDAQRMAAISIAGLAHDLCEDRWIATGGGGYDVVGTTPRAWTHLCAVAAGKPISVTEATPDAWRRYVKERCEKDAPAAMGEDVDTWWRSWEVGFDPDDPVDRAIMATRKEALPLHGLDPWFD from the coding sequence ATGTACAGTCCTTCCGGTTTCTCCTTTCCTCCGGTACCGACGTCGTTCATCTACTCGGACAGCCTGCTGCGCTACAAGTTCTCGCCCAAGCACCCCATGGACCCGGTGCGGCTGGACCTGACGAAGCGGCTCGCGGAGGAGCTCGGCGTGTTCGAGCTGCCCAACGTCGAGATGCACCGTCCGCACGTGGCCTCGCGCGAGGAGCTCGAGACCGTCCACGATCCGGACTACATCACTCGCGTCATGACGACGAGCGCGGACCCCTCCGTCACGGATGCCGCCCGTGGGCTCGGGACGCAGGACAACCCGGCGTTCGCGGACATGCACGTCGCCGCGGCCATGATCTTCGGAGGCTCGGTGCGCGCGGCTGAGCTCGTCGCGGACGGGCGGGCCAAGCACGTGGTCAACTTCGCCGGCGGGATGCACCACGCGGCTCGCGGCGCGGCCTCGGGCTTCTGCATCTACAACGACGTCGCGGGGGCCATTGCCCGCCTCCTCGAGGCGGGGTTCACCCGCGTCCTCTCCATTGACATCGACGCCCACCACGGCGACGGCACGCAGGCGATCTTCGAGAACGACCCCCGCGTCCTCACGGTGTCCCTCCACGAGTCCGGGGTCTCCCTCTTCCCGGGCACGGGGTTCCCGTACGAGACGGGCGGGCCCGACGCGCCCGGTTCGGCGGTGAACATCGCGGTCCCTCCGGGAACGTCCGACGCCGGCTGGCTGCGCGCCTTCCACGCCGTGGTTCCGCAGGTGGCGGCCGCGTTCAAGCCGGAGGTCATCGTCTCCCAGCACGGGTGCGACTCGCACTCGGACGATCCGCTGAGCAACCTGCGCGTGAGCGTGGACGCGCAGAGGATGGCGGCGATCTCCATCGCGGGCCTCGCCCACGACCTGTGCGAGGACCGGTGGATCGCGACCGGCGGCGGCGGCTACGACGTCGTCGGCACCACCCCCCGCGCCTGGACGCACCTGTGCGCTGTCGCGGCAGGCAAGCCCATCTCCGTCACGGAGGCGACGCCGGACGCCTGGCGGCGGTACGTCAAGGAGCGGTGCGAGAAGGATGCGCCTGCGGCGATGGGCGAGGACGTGGACACCTGGTGGCGCTCCTGGGAGGTGGGGTTCGACCCGGACGACCCCGTTGACCGCGCGATCATGGCCACACGCAAGGAGGCGCTGCCCCTTCACGGACTCGATCCCTGGTTCGACTAG
- a CDS encoding glutaredoxin family protein has protein sequence MTELSPVPAGHGDPLRAAAVVLVTSRECSACRAAKPLVADVAAEFGVEAREARIEDHPELGPRMGAEIPVLVIDGVPRDFWVIDPARFRRLMAERAA, from the coding sequence ATGACTGAGCTGAGCCCCGTCCCCGCCGGCCATGGGGACCCACTGCGCGCAGCCGCAGTCGTGCTCGTGACAAGCCGCGAGTGCTCCGCCTGCCGGGCGGCCAAGCCGCTCGTCGCGGACGTCGCCGCGGAGTTCGGCGTTGAGGCGCGCGAGGCCCGGATCGAGGATCACCCCGAGCTGGGGCCGCGCATGGGCGCCGAGATCCCCGTCCTCGTCATCGACGGCGTTCCCCGGGACTTCTGGGTGATCGACCCGGCACGGTTCCGCCGCCTCATGGCCGAGCGCGCCGCGTAG